From the genome of Psychrilyobacter atlanticus DSM 19335, one region includes:
- a CDS encoding L-aspartate oxidase — translation MNYDVIICGSGIAGIYTALNISSDLKVAIITNDKLESCNTYLAQGGITTVRGKEDSESFIEDTLYAGGNENNLETVKLIAEEADKNIKKLVSMGVPFNRDDNGNLLYTREAAHSKRRILYSNDQTGKHIFLTLAEKMRRRRNITTYSEVEILDLLISNQKAVGVIGINKKNEILEFLGNKVVLATGGIGGLFKNSTNRRNLKGIGIALSKKHGVEISNIGAIQFHPTAFYDPQSERRFLISESLRGEGAELRDLEGNRFVDELLPRDVVAASIEAKKKETDSPYVYLDATKLKGDFLKVRFKGIYQNLLEKGYDLAKDMIPVTTSQHYFMGGVTVDMDGKTSLDGLYACGEIAFTGLHGRNRLASNSLLEGLVFGNRVADHINKTIIKDRAFKEKLPCGEAKLKIENCKDIEKIKEENKKLVIDEILKVREDLKDELSVNR, via the coding sequence ATGAATTATGATGTGATAATTTGTGGGAGTGGGATAGCAGGGATCTACACAGCACTTAATATTAGCAGTGATTTAAAGGTTGCAATAATTACCAACGATAAATTAGAGAGTTGTAATACATATTTAGCCCAAGGTGGAATAACCACAGTTAGAGGGAAAGAGGACAGTGAGTCTTTTATTGAGGATACTCTCTATGCAGGTGGGAATGAAAATAATTTAGAAACGGTGAAATTGATAGCTGAAGAAGCAGATAAAAATATAAAAAAATTAGTATCTATGGGAGTTCCCTTTAACAGAGATGATAATGGAAATCTATTGTATACCAGAGAGGCTGCCCATTCTAAGAGAAGAATTTTGTATTCTAACGATCAAACTGGAAAACATATTTTTTTAACATTAGCTGAAAAGATGAGAAGAAGAAGGAATATAACGACTTACTCAGAGGTTGAAATATTAGATTTACTTATATCTAATCAAAAAGCAGTCGGTGTTATAGGGATCAATAAAAAAAATGAAATATTAGAGTTTTTAGGCAATAAAGTGGTCTTAGCTACTGGTGGTATCGGAGGATTGTTTAAAAATTCTACCAATAGAAGAAACCTCAAGGGAATAGGGATTGCTCTTTCAAAAAAACATGGGGTAGAGATATCTAATATAGGTGCTATTCAATTCCATCCTACAGCATTCTATGATCCTCAGAGTGAAAGACGGTTTTTAATATCGGAATCCCTCAGGGGAGAAGGGGCTGAATTGAGAGATCTAGAAGGAAATAGATTTGTAGATGAACTCCTACCCCGGGATGTAGTTGCAGCCAGTATTGAAGCAAAGAAAAAAGAGACAGATTCACCCTATGTATATTTAGATGCTACAAAATTAAAGGGTGATTTTTTAAAGGTAAGATTCAAAGGGATATATCAAAATTTATTGGAGAAGGGCTATGATCTTGCAAAAGACATGATCCCTGTAACAACTTCCCAGCATTATTTTATGGGAGGAGTTACTGTGGATATGGATGGGAAAACCAGCCTGGACGGTCTATATGCCTGTGGCGAGATTGCATTTACAGGACTTCATGGAAGAAATAGACTTGCCAGTAATTCCCTGTTAGAGGGTTTAGTATTTGGAAATAGGGTAGCTGACCACATAAATAAAACAATAATAAAAGACAGGGCTTTTAAGGAAAAACTTCCTTGTGGTGAGGCAAAGTTGAAGATAGAAAATTGTAAAGATATAGAGAAGATAAAAGAAGAAAATAAAAAACTGGTTATAGATGAGATATTAAAGGTTAGGGAGGATTTGAAAGATGAACTTTCTGTTAATAGATAA
- the nadA gene encoding quinolinate synthase NadA produces the protein MNQLEKLKKLKKEKNAIILAHYYQNADVQDVADYVGDSYYLSEVGRDSDADIIVYCGVKFMAESAKILSPKKKVLFPVHGDATCCMEHQATPGLVLEMKKNHPNAKVITYINSSSEVKAVSDACCTSSSALKIVENIDAAEIIFVPDQNLASYVAEQTDKKIIPFDGQCNVHHKVTLENIKKLIEEHGDIEILAHPECQKEIRDVSTYVGSTAGILNYAKTSPNKELIVVTEKGIHHQLKKDSPEKSFYFPYMVCSPMKRVFIESIIDALEDEKCEVIMDEELIKKAKVSLLNMHKYAGG, from the coding sequence ATGAATCAGTTAGAGAAATTAAAGAAATTGAAAAAAGAGAAAAATGCAATAATTCTTGCTCATTACTATCAAAATGCAGATGTACAGGATGTTGCTGACTATGTAGGAGATTCTTATTATCTAAGTGAAGTAGGAAGGGACAGTGATGCTGATATAATCGTATACTGTGGTGTAAAATTTATGGCTGAAAGTGCTAAGATACTTTCACCAAAAAAGAAAGTGTTGTTTCCAGTTCATGGAGATGCGACTTGTTGTATGGAACACCAAGCTACCCCTGGATTGGTATTGGAGATGAAAAAAAATCATCCAAATGCCAAAGTAATAACCTATATAAACTCATCTAGTGAAGTAAAAGCAGTATCAGATGCTTGTTGTACATCTTCTTCAGCTCTAAAAATTGTTGAAAATATAGATGCTGCTGAGATAATATTTGTGCCGGATCAAAATTTGGCTTCATATGTAGCGGAACAGACAGATAAAAAAATCATTCCATTTGATGGTCAATGTAATGTGCATCATAAAGTAACTTTGGAAAATATAAAAAAATTGATAGAGGAACATGGAGATATAGAAATTTTAGCTCACCCAGAGTGTCAAAAAGAGATAAGAGATGTCTCTACCTATGTAGGGAGTACAGCTGGAATATTAAACTATGCTAAAACTTCTCCTAATAAAGAACTTATTGTGGTGACTGAAAAAGGGATCCATCATCAGCTGAAAAAAGACAGTCCGGAGAAGAGTTTTTATTTTCCATATATGGTATGTTCGCCTATGAAAAGAGTGTTTATAGAGTCGATTATAGATGCTTTGGAAGATGAAAAATGTGAGGTAATAATGGATGAAGAACTTATAAAAAAAGCTAAAGTTTCTCTTCTAAATATGCATAAATATGCAGGAGGGTAG
- the recA gene encoding recombinase RecA, producing MAKEKMTKKKETVDKNKALELAMKQIKKEYGDGSIMKMGENAHMNVEVIPTGSINLDRALGLGGFPRGRVVEVYGAESSGKTTIALHAIAEAQKMGGIAAFIDAEHALDPKYAKALGVDVEELLISQPDFGEQALEIADMLVRSGAVDIIVVDSVAALVPKVEIDGEMSDQQMGLQARLMSKALRKLTANLNKSKTTMIFINQIREKIGGFGFGPQTTTTGGRALKFYSSVRLEIKRVGSVKQGDDILGNETKVKVTKNKIAPPFKEAGFQIMYGKGISRVGEILDLGIENDIVAKSGAWFSYGDIRLGQGRENVKARLEEDKDLLGQIEKEVNVILYPVIEEKVVNENTEISEE from the coding sequence ATGGCTAAAGAAAAAATGACTAAGAAAAAAGAAACGGTAGATAAAAATAAAGCGTTAGAACTTGCGATGAAACAGATAAAGAAAGAATACGGTGATGGGTCTATAATGAAAATGGGAGAAAATGCCCATATGAATGTAGAGGTAATACCTACTGGAAGTATAAATTTAGATAGAGCATTGGGACTAGGAGGATTTCCTAGAGGTAGAGTTGTTGAGGTTTATGGGGCTGAGAGTTCAGGTAAAACAACTATAGCTCTTCATGCTATAGCAGAAGCACAGAAGATGGGTGGAATAGCTGCGTTTATAGATGCAGAACACGCACTAGATCCTAAATACGCAAAGGCTTTAGGGGTGGATGTAGAAGAATTATTGATATCTCAACCTGATTTTGGGGAACAAGCATTGGAAATTGCGGATATGTTAGTAAGATCAGGAGCAGTGGATATAATAGTTGTTGACTCGGTAGCAGCATTGGTACCAAAGGTCGAGATCGATGGTGAGATGAGTGACCAGCAAATGGGATTACAGGCAAGATTGATGTCTAAGGCGTTAAGAAAATTGACAGCTAACCTGAATAAATCGAAAACTACTATGATATTTATCAACCAAATAAGGGAAAAAATTGGCGGATTTGGATTTGGACCTCAAACAACAACAACAGGTGGTAGGGCACTAAAATTCTATTCATCGGTAAGACTTGAGATAAAAAGAGTTGGATCTGTAAAACAAGGTGACGATATTTTAGGTAATGAAACTAAGGTAAAGGTAACTAAAAATAAGATAGCTCCTCCATTTAAAGAAGCAGGGTTTCAAATAATGTATGGAAAAGGAATTTCCAGAGTAGGAGAAATATTAGATCTAGGTATTGAGAATGATATTGTAGCCAAATCAGGAGCATGGTTTAGTTATGGGGATATTAGATTGGGTCAAGGTAGAGAGAATGTAAAAGCTAGATTAGAGGAAGATAAGGATCTTTTAGGTCAGATAGAGAAAGAAGTAAATGTGATTTTATATCCAGTAATAGAGGAAAAGGTTGTAAATGAAAATACTGAAATTTCAGAAGAATAA
- a CDS encoding DUF6672 family protein: MKTIATRIGVVLAMILLGIFLFISGKEHAVFIENKGEKYTPKNAYYILDGKKEVKIKKKKKKREYLKGVNHTIEVRFKGADGIEKKVVKEFKTKMGKKITINVAMIENDSWMKIEELKSKK, from the coding sequence ATGAAAACTATTGCTACTAGAATAGGGGTTGTTCTAGCTATGATCCTTTTGGGAATATTTTTATTTATAAGCGGGAAGGAACATGCAGTATTTATAGAGAATAAAGGAGAAAAATATACTCCTAAAAATGCCTACTATATCCTAGATGGAAAAAAAGAAGTTAAGATAAAGAAAAAGAAGAAAAAAAGAGAGTATCTAAAGGGGGTTAACCATACTATAGAGGTTAGGTTTAAAGGTGCCGATGGAATAGAAAAAAAGGTTGTTAAAGAATTTAAAACAAAGATGGGTAAGAAAATAACGATAAACGTTGCGATGATAGAAAATGATTCATGGATGAAGATCGAAGAGTTAAAAAGTAAAAAATAA
- a CDS encoding APC family permease — translation MKKQTISKSKALLTAIGFMVGSGIFFRADNIIGVTGGNVVISILAWLITATTLIFAGVAIAGIASQENIEGGFVGYIGHYFSKWFGEKIGRTLEFIIGWYQIVVYAPILGGIVSIVFAGYFSQLFGINGSPIVIHGIAIGLLVAMFVWNKVSTKIAATISATSTSIKVIPLIVIAVAGIIFGNPGELSAHVLPNIFEKEPTTLALLFAPMLSMAFAFDGWISVGALSKDIEDPKKNLPFIFVWSVVITSVIYIAYFVGVNALMSPADILKYGDSHVGMIARNLFGDMGEKLVLTGVLISVLGTANAIFMAGTCYTHKLACDAHLIGSDKLKQLSKTGTPFNASKFIFVGTLMYISLYALQSTGSVEALKGITIDDIPMMLNSAFYLLVFFISFKLFVEKKVNKFQGLVAPIIAAIGQMFVIVAFFLSNDKAVLYIMISAVVIALGFLNKLKSSK, via the coding sequence GTGAAAAAACAAACAATATCTAAGAGTAAAGCGTTGTTGACTGCTATAGGATTTATGGTGGGGTCAGGGATATTTTTTAGGGCTGATAATATTATCGGTGTCACAGGAGGGAATGTAGTTATATCAATACTAGCTTGGTTAATAACAGCAACTACATTAATATTTGCAGGAGTTGCTATTGCAGGAATAGCATCACAAGAAAATATAGAAGGCGGATTTGTCGGTTATATCGGGCACTATTTTTCAAAATGGTTTGGAGAAAAAATAGGTAGAACTTTAGAGTTTATAATTGGTTGGTATCAGATAGTAGTTTATGCTCCGATTTTAGGAGGGATTGTTTCAATTGTATTTGCAGGGTATTTTTCTCAGTTGTTTGGAATAAATGGGTCGCCAATAGTGATTCACGGGATAGCTATAGGATTACTTGTTGCAATGTTCGTATGGAATAAAGTGTCTACAAAGATAGCAGCAACAATTTCAGCTACTTCAACATCTATAAAAGTAATTCCATTGATAGTGATAGCTGTAGCAGGAATTATATTTGGAAATCCAGGAGAGTTATCAGCACATGTGCTTCCGAATATATTTGAGAAAGAACCTACGACACTAGCACTTTTGTTTGCGCCGATGTTATCTATGGCATTTGCGTTCGATGGGTGGATATCAGTTGGAGCTCTTTCAAAAGATATAGAGGATCCAAAAAAGAATCTTCCCTTTATATTTGTATGGTCGGTAGTTATTACATCGGTTATCTATATAGCTTATTTTGTAGGAGTGAATGCGTTGATGTCACCGGCGGATATATTGAAATATGGAGATTCTCATGTTGGAATGATTGCTAGAAATTTATTTGGAGATATGGGTGAAAAATTAGTGTTAACAGGTGTTTTAATATCTGTATTAGGGACAGCCAATGCAATATTTATGGCAGGAACTTGTTATACGCATAAATTAGCGTGTGATGCACACCTAATTGGTTCAGATAAGTTAAAGCAACTTTCAAAAACAGGTACACCATTTAATGCGTCGAAATTCATATTTGTTGGAACTTTGATGTATATCAGTCTGTATGCACTCCAATCTACTGGAAGTGTCGAAGCTTTAAAAGGGATTACAATTGATGACATCCCAATGATGTTAAATTCGGCATTTTATTTATTGGTATTCTTTATTTCTTTTAAATTATTTGTAGAAAAGAAAGTTAATAAATTCCAGGGTTTGGTTGCTCCAATCATAGCAGCGATAGGACAAATGTTTGTAATCGTGGCGTTTTTCTTGAGTAACGATAAGGCAGTATTGTATATAATGATCTCGGCAGTTGTTATTGCCTTGGGGTTTTTAAATAAATTGAAGTCTTCAAAATAG
- the nadC gene encoding carboxylating nicotinate-nucleotide diphosphorylase: MNFLLIDKVIKDALLEDAVIDDITTNSILGAEAKCEVDLIAKEEGIICGLEIFKRTFDILGGVEIEYMTTEGSVVKPKEIIAKISGIAKNILSGERVALNLIQRMSGIATKTNKMVKVLDGTGIKLMDTRKTTPNLRYLEKYSVKVGGGNNHRYNLMDMAMIKDNHIMAAGGSLTKAVLAVRGNHPFVKKIEVETESLDQVREAVEVGADIIMLDNMDVETMGKAIEIIGGKAIVEISGNVDEGRITEIRGLKVDYISSGALTHSYTSLDISMKNLKLK, encoded by the coding sequence ATGAACTTTCTGTTAATAGATAAGGTGATAAAAGATGCACTATTGGAAGACGCTGTAATAGATGATATAACGACAAACTCGATCTTAGGTGCCGAAGCTAAATGTGAGGTAGACTTGATAGCTAAGGAAGAGGGGATAATCTGTGGATTGGAGATCTTCAAAAGAACTTTCGATATCCTAGGTGGCGTAGAGATAGAGTATATGACTACTGAAGGATCGGTGGTAAAACCCAAAGAAATTATAGCTAAGATATCTGGAATAGCAAAGAATATACTGAGTGGTGAGAGGGTAGCTTTAAACTTGATTCAAAGGATGTCAGGGATAGCTACTAAAACTAATAAGATGGTGAAGGTCCTAGATGGAACAGGGATAAAACTCATGGATACCAGAAAGACAACTCCCAATTTGAGATATTTGGAAAAATATTCGGTAAAAGTTGGAGGAGGTAATAACCATAGATATAATCTTATGGATATGGCTATGATTAAAGATAATCATATAATGGCTGCTGGTGGCAGTCTGACTAAAGCGGTATTAGCTGTGAGGGGAAATCATCCCTTTGTTAAAAAGATAGAGGTAGAGACTGAAAGTCTGGATCAGGTAAGGGAAGCTGTAGAGGTAGGAGCAGACATCATAATGCTGGATAATATGGATGTAGAAACTATGGGTAAAGCCATTGAGATAATAGGTGGTAAAGCCATAGTTGAGATATCAGGAAATGTAGATGAAGGAAGGATAACAGAGATTAGAGGATTGAAAGTAGATTATATCTCTTCAGGAGCTCTTACTCATTCATATACATCCCTTGATATAAGTATGAAAAATTTAAAGTTGAAATAA
- a CDS encoding PhoH family protein yields the protein MNSYIVDTNVIIANPFFMRDFNDCEIIIPIYVLEELDKIKSREGNSGFRARQFFRFFKEIEKTGNLIEGIAINNKVILKTEIQGDLSLIPNGLDPNYVDNKILALMMMAKYKEKTLLTNDVSMRVKASSLGIKCLILDASDKHKLDDLYTGVITCEVTSEMVKKFYTAKEISLEDLKINSMNPNQFFYGYTEFSYNQIVGKFDEKRNKVIRLKYDDAKIYGISPKDVRQKFAIDVLLDPKIPFITITSRQGCGKTLLAVAAALEQVLEGSRYEKILIGKNTAPVDKWSYQGFTTGDTEEKLLTHFANYTTTFENIQHLRGKKPRKGVEILQGLMDQDKVEVLDISSILGSSFLNKIVVIDEAQSFDIHAMRSMITRIGEGSKLILIGDIAQQTISRLDPDKSGLYASIEWLKKLPETAHITLNKVHRSEFVDKASLIFDKKIFG from the coding sequence ATGAACTCATACATAGTCGATACTAACGTTATAATTGCCAACCCATTCTTTATGAGGGATTTTAATGATTGTGAGATAATCATTCCTATCTACGTACTAGAAGAATTAGATAAAATTAAATCTAGAGAAGGAAACAGTGGATTTCGTGCCAGACAATTTTTTAGATTTTTTAAAGAGATCGAAAAAACTGGAAACCTTATAGAAGGAATAGCAATCAATAATAAGGTTATTTTAAAAACAGAGATTCAGGGTGACCTTTCCCTTATTCCCAATGGTTTGGACCCAAACTATGTGGATAATAAGATCTTAGCCCTTATGATGATGGCAAAATATAAAGAAAAAACCCTTTTAACTAACGATGTCAGTATGAGGGTCAAAGCTTCCTCCCTGGGGATAAAATGCCTTATCTTAGATGCTTCTGATAAACATAAATTAGATGATCTCTATACAGGGGTTATCACTTGTGAGGTTACCTCTGAGATGGTAAAAAAATTCTATACAGCTAAGGAGATCTCCCTAGAAGACCTAAAAATTAATTCTATGAACCCCAACCAATTTTTTTATGGCTATACAGAATTTTCATACAACCAGATTGTTGGTAAATTTGATGAAAAAAGAAATAAGGTTATAAGATTAAAATATGATGACGCCAAAATATACGGGATTTCTCCTAAGGATGTCAGACAAAAATTCGCTATCGACGTTCTTCTTGATCCCAAGATTCCATTTATAACAATCACCTCCAGGCAGGGGTGTGGTAAAACTCTTTTAGCAGTTGCAGCAGCCTTGGAGCAGGTATTAGAAGGCAGTCGTTATGAAAAGATATTGATCGGTAAAAATACGGCACCTGTAGATAAGTGGAGTTACCAGGGATTCACTACTGGAGATACTGAAGAGAAATTATTGACCCATTTTGCCAACTACACCACTACTTTTGAAAACATTCAGCATTTGAGAGGAAAAAAACCTCGTAAAGGGGTAGAAATTTTACAGGGATTGATGGATCAGGATAAGGTAGAAGTTTTGGATATCTCCTCTATTCTGGGATCAAGTTTTCTCAACAAAATAGTTGTAATAGATGAAGCCCAATCATTTGATATCCACGCTATGAGATCTATGATCACTAGGATAGGAGAAGGGAGTAAGTTGATTCTAATAGGGGATATCGCTCAGCAGACAATCTCTAGATTAGATCCAGACAAATCAGGTCTCTACGCATCTATTGAATGGCTGAAAAAGCTCCCAGAAACTGCCCATATCACATTAAATAAAGTTCATAGAAGTGAATTTGTAGATAAAGCCAGCTTGATCTTTGATAAGAAGATTTTTGGATAA
- a CDS encoding regulatory protein RecX: MKILKFQKNKVYLENDEVIDINRDIKAKYGIKTDGEISIEEYHNIIYDSALSKSYFLLSKRDYTVRELLQKFRMKYKRSSAVEGQLQKVISKLSELGYLDDYSYAESYINSKKSLGRKRIEYELHLKGIDSSTIESIYGEEKVDEKKMISDLFYKVKNKERDKQVAYFMRRGFKLGDILDVMKGLD; encoded by the coding sequence ATGAAAATACTGAAATTTCAGAAGAATAAGGTATATCTCGAAAATGATGAAGTCATAGATATAAATAGAGATATAAAGGCTAAATATGGGATAAAAACTGATGGTGAGATTAGTATAGAAGAATATCACAATATCATCTATGATTCGGCTCTTTCAAAATCGTATTTTTTATTGTCTAAACGTGATTATACGGTAAGGGAACTTCTGCAAAAGTTCAGAATGAAATATAAGAGAAGTTCCGCAGTTGAAGGTCAATTGCAAAAAGTGATTTCTAAATTATCTGAGTTAGGGTACTTAGATGACTACAGTTATGCGGAGTCTTATATAAATTCTAAAAAAAGCTTAGGCAGAAAGAGGATAGAGTATGAACTTCATCTTAAAGGAATAGACTCCTCCACTATAGAAAGTATCTATGGTGAGGAGAAAGTGGACGAGAAGAAGATGATTTCAGATTTATTTTATAAGGTAAAGAATAAAGAGAGGGATAAACAGGTTGCCTATTTTATGAGGAGAGGTTTTAAATTAGGGGATATACTGGATGTGATGAAAGGATTAGACTAA
- the rpsJ gene encoding 30S ribosomal protein S10: protein MASKLRIYLNAYDHKLLDQSAAKIADVAKKSGAEIAGPMPLPTKIKKHTVLRSVHVNKASREQFEMRVHRRMVEIKDATQKTISSLTAVNLPAGVGIEIKQV, encoded by the coding sequence ATGGCATCAAAGTTAAGAATCTATTTAAATGCTTATGATCATAAATTATTAGATCAATCAGCAGCAAAAATCGCAGACGTTGCTAAAAAATCTGGAGCGGAAATCGCTGGGCCAATGCCTTTACCAACAAAGATTAAGAAGCACACTGTATTAAGATCAGTTCACGTTAACAAAGCTTCTAGAGAACAATTCGAAATGAGAGTTCACAGAAGAATGGTTGAGATTAAAGACGCTACTCAAAAGACTATTTCATCTTTAACTGCAGTTAACTTACCAGCTGGTGTAGGTATTGAAATCAAACAAGTTTAA
- a CDS encoding EamA family transporter — MEKNESTTKYIIFVLLGAVSYGVLSTFVKLAYGEGFTLGQIVFSQAGIGCLVLWLMVFFKKLINKEYRINFNRSEAIKLIFTGIPIGLTSIIYYKSVQEIPASMAILLLFQFTWMGNLVECVLEKKLPSKTQVISIILLLIGTAFSSNVFDGGLSSLTFLGIVYGLLAACSYTAFTFVSGKVALNVDPIQRSALMLTGALTFIVVLFPPTFLGDIKIVLPLLKYGVAVALFGTIIPPLFFSIGVPVVGVGLTSILASIELPVATLASVTILHERSSMIQWVGILIILFGIVFPRYIQKKFELKHKIA; from the coding sequence ATGGAAAAAAATGAATCAACAACGAAGTATATTATCTTTGTTTTATTGGGTGCTGTGAGTTATGGGGTTCTTTCAACTTTTGTGAAACTGGCTTATGGTGAGGGATTTACATTGGGACAGATTGTATTTTCTCAAGCAGGAATAGGGTGTTTAGTTTTATGGCTTATGGTGTTTTTTAAAAAATTAATAAATAAAGAATATAGGATAAATTTTAATAGAAGTGAAGCAATAAAATTGATATTTACAGGGATTCCAATTGGATTGACCAGTATAATTTATTATAAATCTGTTCAGGAAATTCCAGCTTCAATGGCTATATTGTTACTTTTTCAATTTACATGGATGGGAAATTTAGTGGAGTGTGTTTTGGAAAAAAAATTGCCTTCTAAGACTCAGGTGATATCGATTATATTACTTTTAATAGGAACAGCATTTTCATCTAATGTTTTTGATGGGGGATTGAGTAGTTTAACATTTTTAGGTATAGTCTATGGACTTCTTGCAGCATGTTCATATACAGCTTTTACCTTTGTTAGTGGGAAAGTAGCTTTAAATGTGGATCCAATTCAAAGAAGTGCATTAATGCTGACAGGAGCTCTTACTTTTATAGTGGTTTTATTCCCACCTACATTTCTTGGAGATATTAAAATAGTTTTACCACTATTAAAGTATGGGGTAGCAGTAGCCTTATTTGGAACGATTATCCCACCGTTGTTTTTTTCAATAGGTGTTCCTGTTGTTGGGGTAGGTTTAACCTCGATCCTTGCATCGATAGAGCTTCCAGTAGCCACACTGGCCTCTGTGACGATATTACATGAACGTTCATCGATGATTCAGTGGGTTGGAATTTTAATAATTTTATTTGGAATTGTCTTCCCGAGATATATTCAAAAAAAGTTTGAACTTAAACATAAAATTGCATAA